The sequence GCTACGCCGCCATCAACACCCTGCCCGCGCGGCTCGTGGATGCTGCGGGCGCGCAGGCGCTGCCCGGCGAGGGGCGCGAGGTGTCCGGCGTCTGTGGCGCCGCGATCCGATGGGCGGGGCTCGAGATGATCGAGCGACTCTCCGCGCTGCGCTCGCGCCGGGGCTCGGACGTGACACTCGTCGGGGTCGGGGGAGTGCTCACCGTCGACGACTACTCCGCTCTCCGCGAGGCCGGCGCCGACGCCGTTATGACCGCCACGGGCGCGATGCTCGACCCGATGCTCGGCCACAAGGTGCGCGCGGCGGCCGCTCGCTGACCGCGGCAGGCGCGGTCGCGCGGCTCGTCTGACGCCTCCCGCACCCGTGGCGGGACCCGACACGCCCGGGCCTCGATCCGACACGCCGAGCGGCGCGAAGATTTCTCGGCGAATTCTTGGCGAACGGCCCTGCTCCAGGCCTCGCCCACGGGGGCCTCTCACGGTGTCGGCCGCTGCCATGTGGGACCTACGTCCCAATGGTCCCTGACTACGACATCTAGTTTGAATCCACGCCCAAGGCACTACATCTTGTGGTTGAGGCGGTGGGGGATCGGCAGGATGTCGGACCCCGGGCGTACCGTCGTCTGTGGAGGGAGACACCATGAGCATCGTCGAGAGCGGGACCCACGCACCAGGAGCGGAGAAGACCGCTGCGCAGGCCGTCCTGAACATCATCAAGCGCGACGGACGCACCCTGAGGTTCGACGACTCGCGCATCCGCGCGGCCCTCATCAAGGCCTACAAGGAGGTCAACGGACCCCTGTCTCCGCTCGACGAGCGGACCGTCGGCGAGCTCGTCGCGCGCATCGACTCCGAGATCCGCGCGCGCTTCACGCGTACCGTCAAGATCTACGAGATCCAGAGCGTCGTCGAGCACGTGCTGCTCGAGGCCCGCCTGTACGACGTCGCGCGCGCCTACATCGACTACCGCGTGCAGCGCGACTTCGAGCGCTCCCAGGCCACCGACCTCAACCACTCGATCAACAAGCTCCTCGACAAGGACGCCGCGGTCGTCAACGAGAACGCGAACAAGGACGCGGAGGTGTTCAACACCCAGCGCGACCTGACCGCGGGAATGGTCGGCAAATCCATCGGTCTGCGCATGCTGCCCGCGCACGTGGCCAACGCCCACCAGAAGGGCGACATCCACTACCACGACCTCGACTACCACCCGTATGCGCCTATGACCAACTGCTGCCTGATCGACTTCAAGTCGATGCTGTCGCAGGGCTTCCGCATCGGCAACGCGCAGGTCGAGCCCCCGAGGTCGATCGGCACCGCGACGGCGCAGATCGCGCAGATCATCGCGAACGTGTCCTCGTCGCAGTACGGCGGCGCGACCGTGAACCGCATCGACGAGCTGCTTGCCCCCTACGCCAAGCTCAACTACGACAAGCACGCGTCGGAGGCGGAGCGGTGGATCGACGACGTCGCCAAGCGCGCAGAGTACGTCGAGGAGCGCACGCGCAAGGACATCTACGACGCGATGCAGTCGCTCGAGTACGAGATCAACACGCTGTTCACCTCCAACGGGCAGACCCCGTTCACCTCCGTCGGCTTCGGCCTGGGCACCGGATGGTACGAGCGTGAGATCCAGATGGCGATCCTCGCGATCCGCCGGCGCGGTCTGGGCAAGGAGGGCCGCACGGCGATCTTCCCCAAGCTGCTGTTCACGCTCAAGCGAGGACTCAACCTCTCCGAGGGCGACCCCAACTACGACATCAAGCAGATCGCTGTGCAGTGCGCGACCGAGCGCATGTACCCGGACATGCTGAGCTACGACAAGGTCGTGGAGATCACCGGCTCGTTCAAGGCGCCCATGGGCTGCCGCTCGTTCCTCCAGGGCTGGGAGGACGAGCAGGGCAACGACGTGGTCGAGGGCCGCATGAACCTCGGCGTGGTCACCCTCAACCTGCCCCGCATCGCCATGGAGGCCAACGGCGACCTGGGTGCGTTCTGGGCGCTGCTCGAGGAGCGTCTGCAGATCATGCACGACGCGATCCTGTTCCGCGTCGAGCGCTGCAAGGAGGCCGTGCCCGGCAACGCCCCGATCCTGTACGTGCACGGTGCGTTCGGTCAGCGGCTCACCCCGGTGGACGACGTCGACACGCTCTTCCGCAACGGGCGCGCCACCGTGTCGCTCGGCTACATCGGTCTGTACGAGGTCGCGACCGCGTTCTACGGCCCGGAGTGGGAGTCCAACCCCGAGGCGAAGGAGCTCACGCTCAGCGTGATGGCCTCGCTCAAGGACCACGCCAAGACGTGGGCCGCGGAGTCCGGCTACTGGGTGAGCGTCTACTCGACGCCCTCCGAGAGCCTGACCGATCGGTTCTGCCGGCTGGACAAGGAGCGCTTCGGCTCCGTGCCGGACATCACCGACAAGGACTACTACACGAACAGCTTCCACTACGACGTGCGCAAGAACCCCACGCCGTTCGAGAAGCTCGACTTCGAGAAGGACTACGCGCCCTACACCGGTGGAGGGTTCATCCACTACTGCGAGTACCCGGTGCTCCGCCAGAACCCGAAGGCGCTCGAGGCCGTGTGGGACTACGCGTACGACCGCGTGGGCTACCTCGGCACGAACACGCCGATCGACAAGTGCTACGCGTGCGGCTACGCGGGT comes from Demequina sp. NBRC 110054 and encodes:
- the nrdD gene encoding anaerobic ribonucleoside-triphosphate reductase, yielding MSIVESGTHAPGAEKTAAQAVLNIIKRDGRTLRFDDSRIRAALIKAYKEVNGPLSPLDERTVGELVARIDSEIRARFTRTVKIYEIQSVVEHVLLEARLYDVARAYIDYRVQRDFERSQATDLNHSINKLLDKDAAVVNENANKDAEVFNTQRDLTAGMVGKSIGLRMLPAHVANAHQKGDIHYHDLDYHPYAPMTNCCLIDFKSMLSQGFRIGNAQVEPPRSIGTATAQIAQIIANVSSSQYGGATVNRIDELLAPYAKLNYDKHASEAERWIDDVAKRAEYVEERTRKDIYDAMQSLEYEINTLFTSNGQTPFTSVGFGLGTGWYEREIQMAILAIRRRGLGKEGRTAIFPKLLFTLKRGLNLSEGDPNYDIKQIAVQCATERMYPDMLSYDKVVEITGSFKAPMGCRSFLQGWEDEQGNDVVEGRMNLGVVTLNLPRIAMEANGDLGAFWALLEERLQIMHDAILFRVERCKEAVPGNAPILYVHGAFGQRLTPVDDVDTLFRNGRATVSLGYIGLYEVATAFYGPEWESNPEAKELTLSVMASLKDHAKTWAAESGYWVSVYSTPSESLTDRFCRLDKERFGSVPDITDKDYYTNSFHYDVRKNPTPFEKLDFEKDYAPYTGGGFIHYCEYPVLRQNPKALEAVWDYAYDRVGYLGTNTPIDKCYACGYAGDFNPTAEGFACPECGNEDPRTCDVVKRTCGYLGNPQQRPMVHGRHVEISSRAKHMDGDVRVPLSARDEDGSAPTAKSC